Proteins from a single region of Chloroherpeton thalassium ATCC 35110:
- a CDS encoding MlaE family ABC transporter permease: protein MKFNIAIIINNNLMKRFTNFFSELGEATLLFWAVLKALPRIFRDRTLVLAQMSHIGVDSLPLVLLVSIFTGAIAAWQAAYQMKGLAPLSLVGGITSRVIIIELGPVLTGIIIAGRVGASIAAELGTMKVTEQIDALEIMAISPSRYLAMPRILATTIMMPVLVIFANIIAIVGAFIVSNMFLGISKQVFFDSLKTFFYTGDVVGALVKSGIFGLMTSLAGCHIGFRTDGGAEGVGISTIRSFVVSSAMILIADYFLWFFLF from the coding sequence GTGAAATTCAATATAGCCATAATTATTAACAATAATTTGATGAAGCGCTTTACAAACTTTTTTTCTGAATTGGGCGAAGCGACGCTGCTATTTTGGGCGGTGCTGAAAGCGTTGCCACGAATTTTTCGTGATAGAACGCTGGTTTTGGCCCAGATGTCGCACATCGGCGTAGACTCGCTGCCGCTGGTTTTGCTGGTTTCTATTTTCACGGGCGCGATAGCTGCGTGGCAAGCGGCGTACCAAATGAAAGGCTTGGCGCCGCTGAGCCTTGTTGGTGGAATCACAAGTCGTGTGATTATTATCGAGCTTGGGCCGGTGCTCACAGGAATTATCATTGCAGGGCGCGTTGGGGCGTCGATTGCCGCTGAGCTTGGCACGATGAAAGTCACCGAGCAGATCGACGCGCTTGAAATCATGGCCATCAGTCCGTCGCGTTATCTTGCGATGCCACGCATTCTTGCCACCACCATCATGATGCCAGTACTGGTCATTTTTGCTAATATCATCGCTATTGTTGGGGCGTTTATTGTCTCAAATATGTTTTTGGGCATCTCCAAGCAAGTTTTTTTCGATTCGCTCAAAACCTTTTTTTACACGGGTGATGTGGTTGGGGCGCTGGTGAAATCAGGCATTTTTGGTTTAATGACTTCGTTGGCCGGTTGCCATATTGGATTTCGAACCGATGGCGGCGCTGAAGGCGTTGGCATTTCCACTATTCGCAGCTTTGTGGTCTCTTCCGCCATGATTCTCATCGCCGACTATTTTCTTTGGTTTTTTCTTTTTTAA